The following nucleotide sequence is from Fructobacillus americanaquae.
TGGAGCCCTTACCCTGACGGTAAATTCGTTCCAAGGCAATGTGTGGTACGGCCTGGCTTTGAATCAAATCATACAAGACGTTACCAGGACCAACGGAAGGCAATTGATCTGCATCCCCAACTAAGACGAGATGCATGTCCTTTGGCAGAGCAGCAAAAAGGCTTTCTGCCAAGGAAATATCCAGCATGGAGGCCTCATCAATGATTAAAAGGCCACCAGAAATCGGGTTATTGGCATCAAATTCGGCGTCATCGCCATCTGTAATACCGAGCAAGCGGTGAATGGTAGTCGCCTCATAACCCGTAATTTCGGTCATCCGCTTGGCCGCCCGACCTGTCGGCGAAGCCAGCCGGACACGATTTTGCTTAACCCAGTCTTTGTCGCGCCCTTGGCCTTTTGCCTGGTGGCGCACCAAAGCTTCCCAGGTCGCAACCAGCGTTTTCGTAACTGTTGTTTTACCCGTCCCCGGACCGCCTGTTAAAACAAAGACTTGGTTTGTCAAAGCTGCTTCAACCGCCCCCCGTTGGACCGCATCTAAGTTCAGGTTTTCTGGGACCACAAAGGTGGTATCAACCAAGTCCGGAGTCGTCAGAACGGCCGATTTAGCCTTTAATAGACTGTTGACCTTTGAGCTGACCAGGACTTCCGCTCCTTTTAAATCCGTTGGGCTGTAGTTACCGTCCTCATAGACCAACCGCTCTTGGCTCACCAAAGCCCCCAAGGCCTGGTCAATGGCCGCTTGCATGCCTGAGCCATTGTTCTGCAAGGTCGATTGGGCAGCAAAAAGCGCCTGGTCAACCGTTAGATAGGTGTGGCCAGCCGAGTAACAGGCATTTAAAATTCCAGCGTAGACACCGGCTTGAATCCTATCTGGATGATCGTCAGCAAAACCAGCCTGTTTAGCAATCGCGTCAACTTTTTTAAAGGGCAAACCATCAAATTCATATACTAAACGATAGGGGGTCTTCTGCAGAACTTCCTGTGCTTCCTCTCCATAATGATCAAAGAGCCGCCCCGCTACGTCTGCGGAAAGTCCAATTTGGTGACCAAGCAAAAATAGTTTCTCCAAGCCCAGGTTTTCCTGGATCTTTTCGGCCAAATCAGCGGCAACTTTTGGCTTAACGATGCCCTTTAAAACACTCGAATCGGCCAAAATTAAGTCAATTGCATTCTGACCCAAGTGGTCAACGATTTTTTCCGCAGTTTTCTTCCCCACGCCCGGAAAATCACCGGATGCAAAAAAGGCCACAAGTCCTTTCTCATCCGCTGGCATCTGATTTTCATAGCGAGCGGCTTGGAACTGTTGACCATATTTTGGATGCGTCACTAGTTGCCCATAAAAGGCATAGGTCGAACCGGGTTTAACCGAGGCGAAGGTTCCGGTAACAATGATTTCTTCTTCGTCCCAGTCCTCTAAATCAGTCTCGTCAACCGTAACAGACAAAATCTTAAAGTAGGAATCACTGGCCGAAAAAATCACATTTTGCAAGGTAGCCGTTATTTGATTGTCCTCTCGCATTGTCCTTACCATTGCCCCTTCACCATCTTATGTATCCGCTCCAATCAGAGCGGAACCAGTTTTAATTTGCCAAATGTTGGCCCGATTCCCCAACTTAAATAGTTGTACCGGCATCCTGGTCTTTATGCAAATAACTGGTTTCATTCCATTTT
It contains:
- a CDS encoding ATP-dependent RecD-like DNA helicase, with translation MREDNQITATLQNVIFSASDSYFKILSVTVDETDLEDWDEEEIIVTGTFASVKPGSTYAFYGQLVTHPKYGQQFQAARYENQMPADEKGLVAFFASGDFPGVGKKTAEKIVDHLGQNAIDLILADSSVLKGIVKPKVAADLAEKIQENLGLEKLFLLGHQIGLSADVAGRLFDHYGEEAQEVLQKTPYRLVYEFDGLPFKKVDAIAKQAGFADDHPDRIQAGVYAGILNACYSAGHTYLTVDQALFAAQSTLQNNGSGMQAAIDQALGALVSQERLVYEDGNYSPTDLKGAEVLVSSKVNSLLKAKSAVLTTPDLVDTTFVVPENLNLDAVQRGAVEAALTNQVFVLTGGPGTGKTTVTKTLVATWEALVRHQAKGQGRDKDWVKQNRVRLASPTGRAAKRMTEITGYEATTIHRLLGITDGDDAEFDANNPISGGLLIIDEASMLDISLAESLFAALPKDMHLVLVGDADQLPSVGPGNVLYDLIQSQAVPHIALERIYRQGKGSSISTLAQSINAGILPPDFQENQLDRSTFLTTADQVPRAVSQVLQAAVKKGFTANQVQVLAPMYKTSAGVLALNQIAQDLFNPVKPGQKTLQQGETIFRLGDKVLQLENDSERDIYNGDMGQVIAIHYKKEPGVAADSLVVDFAGQEVWYTSKTLNQLTLAYATTIHKAQGNEFKLVILVLTGQFKIMLNQNLVYTAITRAKESLVMVGDYSAYDYAATHPVPVRQTFLQGLLIDRHNGHQGTQALQADRHNQRTVKRQGETVDRVEQRAQSGSQESHLDERLTSGDGQPVSSHHQSPTRGGQPAKQRVKEVAVKREFASQAQAVTASLVEMDQQSLTSSPQQKSAAQASLATDQVVGESELTAATLTQAMANPMIGMADLKPADFMPELR